The genomic window AGAAGAAGTGCGTAAGGAACTTTCAATGACGAGAGAGAAAGCCGATGCTGCTGAAGAAAAAGCAGAAATTGCATATAGAAAAGCGAAGCAGGCACTAGGGGAGATCAAACAGACTCGAGAAGAAACCTTACGAACGCAAAACGAGCGGAAAGTAGATAGACGTTGGTTTATAGGAACGGTGTTGACGGTAGTAAGCTTAATTATGCCAATGATCATCACGTTCTATTTTCAATAAAAAAGCAATTTTAGACAGACAGGGCTTAGAGCCTTGTCTGTTTCTTTTTTTTGAATCTTTTTTTGCCTAATCCCGTATATAAAGTGAGTGGAGGCGATTCGATGGATTTTTTCATTAAACAGCGGGTTTTTTCATTTCGGGATCAGTTTACAGTGTTCAATAGGGAAAAAAAGCCCGTTTACAAAGTAGGCGGGAAGTTTTTCTCTATTGGGGATCAGCTGGCGATTACGACTAGTGAAGGTGTGCCGGTGCTTCAAATTAAGCAGCATGTCTTTTCGCTTATGCCGCGTTATTCGATTGCGAATGATGAAAAAGAATTATGTGTTGTCTCTAAAAAGATGAGTTTCCTTCGTGCGCGCTATGAAATTGAACCACTTGGATGGACGATCGAGGGAAGTCTATTTGATCATCATTATGCGGTTAAAGATGGGACTACAACCATTATGACGGTTGAGAAAGAGTGGTTAAGTTGGGGTGATACATATCATTTGCATGTGGGTGAACCAAGGCATGAAACGATAAGTGTTGCGCTGATGATTGTGCTAGATATGGTCCATCATCAAAAAAGTAAAAACCAATCTGCCCCTTAACTAATAAAAAAACTGGATTACTGACGATTTGAATTATGAATGACCTCTAGCCGCGTTCTTCTTCTATAATAAAGAGGAAGGAGTGATGAGCATGCTTACTGTAAGGATGAATGAGCAAGCGGGTATAGTCGTGGAAGAAATGAATAAACCAGAACCTAAAGGCTTTGAGGTAAGAGTGAACGTCGTAATGTCGAGCTTAAATTTTGCTGATCTAAAAGTCGTTTCTGCAAGTAAGCCAGGTCAGTTAGGAATCGATCTTGTTGGGGTTGTTGACCAAGTAGGGGAACATGTAACGAAGGTACGTGTCGGTGATCGCGTTATAGCGTTTCCGAAGACGAGTGGTCATGCGGAGTATGCGATTGCCAATGAACAGTTAGTATACCGTATTCCAGCTACACTATCATGGGAGCAAGCTGCGGCATCGCCAATTGTTGTGTTTTTAAGCTATTTTCTTACTAAAGAGATTGTACCACTATCGCATGAGGATTCTATTATTGTACATGCGGCATCTGGCGGCGTCGGTACAACGCTTATTCAATTAGCAAAGCGTACAGGATTAAAAACGATTATTGGTACGGTTGGGTCTTTGGATAAAGCGGAAGCAGCTTACCGAGCGGGAGCTAGTCATGTGTGTACCTATCAGTCATTTAAGAATGATACATGGGCTATCACAGAAGGCAAAGGCGTCTCCGTTATCTTTGATAGTATTGCAGGGCATGTAACAGAGGATAGTTTACACGTGCTCGCTCATTTCGGGACGTTGATTCAGTTCGGGAATGCAAGTGGTCAGAAAAGTTATGTATCAAACGAAGATTTACATAAAAGCTGTCGTTCAATAAAAGGATTTAGTTTTGGAACCATGAGAGCGTTTAAACCTGATAGAGTAGAGAAAGCTGCGAGTAAAGTGCTAGATCTTCTTGCAGAAGGTACAGTAAAGACAGAGATTGATCGAGTCTTTTCCCTGACTGAAGCGAAGAATGCATATCGTTATTTTCAAACTCGTAAACACCAAGGAAAGATACTTCTTAAGATGAACCACTAAAAAAACAAGGCACCATAGAAGGATGCCTTGCTCTTATTCGTTGAGCGCTTTTTCTAGCGCATTAACGTTTTGGTACATTAAAGAAAAATAATCTTCCCCATTCTCTTTATCCTCTTCTGTTAGCGACTCTAAAGGATGGATGAGTAGGGCTTCCGCTTCTAAATGATCTTGGACGATCTCTGCTACTCGCGGTGTAATGTTTGGTTCAAAGAAGACGTAGGTGAGTCCAAGTTCTTGAGCTGCTTCAACGGTTTGGATTAATTCGGTTTGTGATGGTTCGCTTGTTGGTGAAATTCCTGCAATGCCAATTTGCTTCAAACCGTAGCGTTGCTGCCAATATCCGTAACCAGCGTGTGATACGATAAAGCTATCTCCCTGTGCAGTTTCAACTAGATCGATAAACGCTTCATCCAGTTCATGAAACTGAGC from Shouchella hunanensis includes these protein-coding regions:
- a CDS encoding LURP-one-related/scramblase family protein, which encodes MDFFIKQRVFSFRDQFTVFNREKKPVYKVGGKFFSIGDQLAITTSEGVPVLQIKQHVFSLMPRYSIANDEKELCVVSKKMSFLRARYEIEPLGWTIEGSLFDHHYAVKDGTTTIMTVEKEWLSWGDTYHLHVGEPRHETISVALMIVLDMVHHQKSKNQSAP
- a CDS encoding quinone oxidoreductase family protein, which encodes MLTVRMNEQAGIVVEEMNKPEPKGFEVRVNVVMSSLNFADLKVVSASKPGQLGIDLVGVVDQVGEHVTKVRVGDRVIAFPKTSGHAEYAIANEQLVYRIPATLSWEQAAASPIVVFLSYFLTKEIVPLSHEDSIIVHAASGGVGTTLIQLAKRTGLKTIIGTVGSLDKAEAAYRAGASHVCTYQSFKNDTWAITEGKGVSVIFDSIAGHVTEDSLHVLAHFGTLIQFGNASGQKSYVSNEDLHKSCRSIKGFSFGTMRAFKPDRVEKAASKVLDLLAEGTVKTEIDRVFSLTEAKNAYRYFQTRKHQGKILLKMNH